One Coregonus clupeaformis isolate EN_2021a chromosome 36, ASM2061545v1, whole genome shotgun sequence genomic window, cgtacaaaatcagcaggggatcaaatacttttttccctcactgtaccttatTCTGAAAGCTGAATCTACCATCTTATGACTTATTGCTAAATTAAGTCAATGTTGAAGCAGGCATGTCAGTTTAGTCAGAAGACAAAGGAATCATGCAGAACACTGGGCTTTGAATAGGATGTCACTCAAAAATAGTCCATTAAAACCAGCTGAATTGAAGCTACAGTATATCAGAATGTTAGTTTTGTTCCAGCGCAGGTCAGGCTGTTTTCAGCATTAATTAAGCTGAGAGCCATAAGTGAGAGCACAGTACATTCATCTAAATGATTAAATCTAATCACTTAAAGGCCCAgcgcagtcaaaaacgtgattttcctgtgttttgtatataCTTCCAAACTataaggttggaataatactgtaaattgtgaaaattatgataatgtccttttagtgtaagagctttttgaaaagactgcctgaaacttcagcctgttttggtggggtggagtaatagaccaataagaaagagagtacCAAACTAAGACATTTCTcattgctaagaagctatttgtgtttctttttgaccattttaattgaaaacaatcacagtaaggtacttaattgttacccagaaatgatttgatattgagataaaaacggctgcgtTGGACctttaaacaacaacaaacagacTGTGAAGCAAACGCTTTAAGAAAATGTTTGCAAGTTAGCAACCAGGTTGTAATAACCACCTCCATCTAATGTCCTTCTGAAATAGGCAACACAATACACTTTTTTTCCACCTTGTGAAATAAATTTAAAGGATTAGACTGTAATCGGTGTAAAGCAGTTTCTCCTTTCTACGTCATTTGTCAGTGATAAGTCAATGTATATGGGCCTATACAGCACCTTTGCCTAGTAATAAGGACCTGAAAGACACCAGTCAGCGATATAAAGAGTGAAACAAAGTGTTCCTCTGTTGCACATCAATTTAGTCTAAATAATCAGAGAATGATTTCTGCCTGACTTCTTTTCATGTCTGGCCTACTTCCTATCCTCTTCCTTCCCTCACTTGGGTGGGCAGTATCCTGTTTTAATCTTATGACATTGGGTTCAGTTGCCTGCTGCAGTGCAACAAAGAAATGCTGTCACTCATCTCTTTATGAACATATTTCATTCTCACTCACCAGCTCCACAAAGGTGTTCTCCAGGGATCTGTATTCTGAAGAGCTCTTGTTGAAGAGGTCATCTGAGAACCTCATGTTGGTGACCCGTAGACTGAAGAACACCACCAGCTCCCTGCCCTTACTGGCCGTGGTCATGGAGGGCGTGGTCAGGTATCTCAGTGGTGGAGACGCTGTGGTCTCGAAGGGGTGCTCTTTGGGAGCCAATGGGTATCCACTGGCCTCTGGAAGGTCAATGGCCTCTGTGCTCACCAGGTCCATTTGGTCAAGTTCGTCTGCAAGGTCTTGCATGCTCTCATCCTCAGGTTCTGAGCCATCCATGACCTCCTCTTCAGCCTCCTCTTCATCGATAACAACCACCTCAGGCTCCTCAGCATCCTCCTCCATAGGCTCTAACTCTGAAGCGGACTCTGTTACATGTACCTCAGGCACAGTGTCAGATTCTGCAGGTGGTGTTGGTGTAGAGTCTGGGATGGGTTCTGATGTCACTGCTATCTCCACTTCACTGACCTCTGGCAATGCAGCCTCTTCCACATCACTGTCCTCTGGTGAATGATCTTTGAAACAGGAGAGGATATTTCAATAAGTCCCAAACCATAACAAGTGTGTTTTACCCATACTGCAAATGCCTTCCAACTATTCAATACATAATACATTATCCTAATTTATACTGAATGTGCAGTTTCCTTCCCTACATGGCTGCAGGGATGAAACTGTTCCAGGCGAGACCTTTTGCCAGGGCCCTGCTGTGAATAATTTTCCTTCAGATTTATTTGATAAAAAATCAATCTGCATTGTTTGATTAAGTACAGTATCTCTCAGCGGTGTAACCATTGGtaagtcccgtgtggctcagttggtagagcatggcgcttgcaacgcaaggttTGTGGggttgattcccacaggggaccaatACGTAAAAAAGTacgaaatgtatgcactcgctactgtaagtgctctggatgagagcgtctgctaaattattaaaatgtAACAAATGAATTATCAAAAGCCTTTTGTTTATCGCGTACGAAATGATAAACACCACATTACAGTTCATTCATCATCAGGCAGCACAGCACTCAGTCCAAATAAAGACCATTAATATATCTCCTCCCTGGGCCGGACTCTAATTATTAGCTGTAATGCAACTGCACACCTCTATCAAAGACATGTATTGCTTTTAATTTGTCATTATATCTGCGTGTTGTCATCCTTTACAGGGCTAGAACAGCTTTAATAACCTGCATTGCTCACCTGATTCTTCCAAAGTATCAACAGCTTCTTCAGGGTAGATGTCCTCATATCTGGGGTATTCAGGCAACTGTTCCTCCATGTCCTCCTCAGGTGACTGGTCTTCTATTGGCACAATATTGTCCTCTTCAACAGGATCAGTTTCCTCTCCAAAGAGAGTGTCCTCTACAGAATCCACAGGTTGGATGATTTTAATTTCTTCTGCTGGTGGTTCACTAACATCTTCCTCAGGTTCTGGTTCCTCAGCTACCTCTTCCTCAGGTTCTGGTTCATCAACTACCTCTTCCTCAGGTTCCACAACTACCTCTTCCTCAGGTTCCACAAGTACCTCGTCCTCAAgttcctcaactacctcttcctcaggttctggttcctcaactacctcttcctcaggttctggttcctcaactacctcttcctcCGGTTCTGGTTCATCAACTACCTCTTCCTCAGGTTCCACAACTACCTCTTCCTCAGGTTCTGGTTCATCAACTACCTCTTCCTCAGGTTCAACAACTACCTCTTCCTCAGGTTTCAAgacctcaactacctcttcctcAGGTTCCGATACTTCAACTATCTCTTCCTCGGGCTGTGgttcctcaactacctcttcctcaggttctggttcctcaactacctcttcctcaggttccaagacctcaactacctcttcctcAGGTTCCAAGACCTCAACTACCCCCTCCTCAGGCTCTGGTTCCCCCTCTACCTCTTCCTCAGGCTCTGGTTCCCCCTCTACCTCTTCCTCAGGCTCTGGTTCCTCAACTACCACTTCCTCATGCTCTGGTTCCTCACCTACCTCTTCCTCAGACTCTAgttcctcaactacctcttcctcAAGTTCCGAGACCTCAACTACCCCCTCTTCAGGCTCTGgttcctcaactacctcttcctgAGGTTCCGAgacctcaactacctcttcctcaggttccgagacctcaactacctcttcctcTGGTTGCTCAACTACCTCTTCCTCAGGTTCTGgttcctcaactacctcttcctcAGTTTCTGgttcctcaactacctcttcctcAGGTTCTGGTTCATCAACTACCTCTTCCTCAGGTTCTGgttcctcaactacctcttcctcTGGTTCCACAACTACCTCTTCCTCTGATTCCACAACGACCACTTCCTTAGGTTCCGAGATCTCAACTACCTCTTCCTCAGGTTCTAAGACCTCAACTACCACTTCCTCAGGTTCTGAgacctcaactacctcttcctcAGGTTCCGAGACCTCAACTACCTCTTTCTCTGGTTGCTCAACTACCTCTTCCTCAGGTTCTGgttcctcaactacctcttcctcAGTTTCTGGTTCCTCAACTATCTCTTCCTCAGGCTGTGGTTCCTCTACTACCTCTTCCTCAGGTTCTGGTTGCTCAACTACCTCTTCCTCAGGTTCCAAgacctcaactacctcttcctcAGGTTCCAAGACCTCAACTACCCCATCCTCAGGCTCTGGTTCCCCCTCTAACTCTTCCTCAGGCTCTGGTTCCTCAACTACCGCTTCCTCATGCTCTGGTTCCTCACCTACATCTTCCTCAAGTTCTGAGACCTCAACTACCCCCTCTTCAGGCTCTGgttcctcaactacctcttcctgAGGTTCCGAgacctcaactacctcttcctcaggttccgagacctcaactacctcttcctcTGGTTGCTCAACTACCTCTTCCTCAGGTTCTGgttcctcaactacctcttccttAGTTTCTGgttcctcaactacctcttcctcAGGTTCTGGTTCATCAACTACCTCTTCCTCAGGTTCTGGTTCCTCAACTATCTCTTCCTCTGGTTCCACAACTACCTCTTCCTCTGATTCCACAATGACCACTTCCTTAGGTTCCGAGATCTCAACTACCTCTTCCTCAGGTTCTAAGACCTCAACTACCTCTTCTTCAGGTTCCGAgacctcaactacctcttcctcaggttctggttcctcaactacctcttcctcTGGTTCCACAACTACCTCTTCCTCAGGTTCCACAACTACATCTTCCTCTGATTCCACAACTACCTCTTCCTCAGGTCCTGAGATCTCAACTACCTCTTCCTCAGGTTCTGGTTCTGGTTCCTCAACCTCTTCCTCTTCAATCGGAATAAGATTCTCCTCAACTTCAAGGTCCTCTATTGCTTCAGCGATAGGCTGATCTGTGATGGCTGAGAGAGTCGTTACATGTAATCCAGGGTCAGACGGCTCTTCTTCAGTGGCTGTGGATGTGGTGAGCAGAATCTGAGGGGTTGGAGTAGGCTCAGCCTCCTCCTCAACAACAGCCTTCTCCTCTGATATCAAGTTAGGAGGGAGTTCAACTGGAGCATCAGTTTCTATACTTTCTATTTCAGGAACGGAGGTAATATCCAAATCCTCAGGGGGTAAGACAGGGTACCCATTAGTAGGGACTAAATTGCCAAAAGGTGGCTCAGGGTATTCCTCTGGAATGCTGGGCTCAGCAGCAGAGTCCTCAGCAGGAGGGGATGGGAAATAGTCTCTCACAAGCTCACCAGTTCCCTCATCAATGGCATGGATGGTTTCAATCATGTGTGTGATAAATGGCACCTCTTCCTCTGGTTCAGTTGTTGCTTCAGACTCACTCTCATCAATGTCCACAAATTCATCACTAGTATCCTCGTAGATGTAGGGCACATCCCCTCTCTCTGGTGgtgcatcttcttcttcttctacttcttcttcttcatcatctGGAATGTCTGTAGAGTCCAGGAGGGTGACGAGAGCATTTTCCTTTTCCACAGGGCCAAGTGGAACATCCAGACGAGGCTTCTCCCCAGCAATCTCTGGCTCATCTGTGGCTATTTCCAGGTCATTGTGGATTGATGGCTCACTGGACTGTTGATGGAAAATACAAAAAAAGTGTGTTGATGCATATTTCCAAGGTTTGGTATTTCACCTTAGGTAGTCTAGATTCAAATTCCAGTACTTACATCTTCAATCACTTCCTCAACAGCTTCCTCAACAGGTGTTGTAGTTAGTAGAATCACTTTTACTGTGGAAAGAGGTACAAAAATGATGCAAAATCATGTCTTTCACAAATATAACATAAATTATTCACAGTGATTTGGCTACCTGGTTCAAAGTTTAATGACTGTAGATCCACTGGTAGAGAGGCCTCTTCACTCAAAGCCTTGGCAACCATTTCCCGCAGGCTGGGCACAGCTGACGCTGGAGTCCCTGTGTCATCCTCTGAAACTTCTGTTGAAATTCTCTCAAAGACCAGGGAATAGTGCACTGTCACTCCTCCAGGTCTGAAAAATAAGAATATATTGTATGAGAGAAGAAAATAGCACTATATTATACAGATCTAGAAAAGCTATAAGCAATTAACTACATAAACTAAAAACACAGTAATCCCCTGCCAGGTTTAAGATTTGGAGTTTAAACATTGCTGTATTCAATATTCAGCTCTGTCATAGAGAAGCCAGAGGACAAACAGATTAGTTCAATGGAATTTTGATTAGAATAGTAATGATACCATCAATGGTGGATTTCTTTCCATTTTGTTTTTGTAAATATCAAAGACACAGACAAAGGTCGAATTAGTTGTGAATCCTTTAGATTAGTGGAGCAGGCTCGAGGATGTTATTGCCTGGGACAGCACTGGCCACCATGGGGCCCGCAAATTAGGGAAGGGAGCAATTCGGCAATTATTCTATTCACAAAGGgctttttattgcactgcttaaTTTCCTTCCATCCTAAAATGAAGAAGACAGGAGCATTAACACCCTTTCAGAAAGATTTAAAGAAGCATATGTCCCATGTTAACCTTCAATGAAATACAGAAGGGATGTATGCCCAGTTTCAGCTGATTTGAGTCCTCATTTCTCAACAGTGTCACTGGTTGATGCATTGACCCAGCTGCACAAAGAGCCGAGCTGCTGTTTGTTTAGGTTATGTGATCCCTCTCTCCTTGGGCCCTGTGTTAGATCCAGATAAACTCAGAGCGGAGCAGCAGACGGACAGggacaagcacagacacacagagggaaACAGCAGCTACCGCTCAAGATGGCTCTCATCACAGTAATTCAATTACCCGTCATTCTCCTGGGTCTCACTAGGATTTggacaggggaaaaaaagaggccATTAGTATGTGATATAATGGCATGTCATCTACAAGGAAATAGAACATCAGTCATTGCTGGTCGAGTGTCATGACATCACAGGGTGTCACTTGACACCACAGGcagctggtggcaccttaattgaggaggacgggctcacagtaatggctggaatataattattgaatggtatcaaacacatcaaacacatggtttccatgtgtttgatgccattccattcactccattccagccattattatgagccgtcttccCCTCACCAGCCACCTGTGCTTGACATGTATTATTTTGCATTTGAATGTAAAGATATAATGGCCTTCAGTGTTAACACACAGGAAAGGTGTATTTTTTTGCATGCATGTGGGTCACACTAATGACACAAGTATTATTACTACAGTCAGCATAGCCAAGAGCACAGTCTGCAGCACTCAAATATTTTCTGTTCCTGGCATTTTACTGAATTTCACCTAGGTGGGAATGAGCTAGTTTTGTATTCAAATGAATCAGTGTCCACGCCAAATCAACACTTAGTTAATAAGGTCCGATtaaataaactggcagggttccAAGCTTGCACCTGGCTTTCATCTGTCTCACCTAATCTATTGCCATTTAATTTGCTCACCAAAATGTCAGAATTAAGCACGAAGGCATCAGATGTGATCATTCATGTCTGCCACAGACTTACCTGATTCCCAAAACACTGATCTCTTTAAATCCTGGGAGTTTGTCAAAAACATGGAGCATCTGTGGAAAAAGAAGATGGACTATATAAGCTTACAGAATCACATATGATGGCATTTCTCTCAGTCCGTATGGCAGTACCATTAATAAGTCAAATACATGTTACTAGTTATGAGCTCTAGTAATGTAATCTGAGCATATCCCCTAGTACTGTAAATCAGTGCAGAGGAATATATGAATGAGACACTTACACTCATTGATCTCTATCTTTAGTTAATCACATTTAGCGCACAGTTATGACATAATCGTCTCTTATGGAGCTTTGAGAGTCCATTGGGGGAAATCCAATGAAGGCCTCCATCTCCAATAAAGCTCAATACAGTATGTGCCAACTAGCTTCCAGAGCACTTGAATGGGATAGTTaagtgaaaatatatattttctctcaAAGAGTAAAATGGTTGGCAGAGCTTTGGGCTACGTCCCTGTTCTCTACCCTTTTCCAAAAGTGTGCACTTGCACCTTTActgtcatggatttaaaagcatgggattggtgcaagcatACTTTGGGAGAAGGGTGGAGGATTGGGACTGAGCCTGGGTCTAGTCAGGTTGAGAATCCAGCCCTGACGGTCCAAGTGGAACTCAGTAATCTGCTTTCTCTGCCTCTGGCTCATGATCCTGTGGCATTATATAATCATCTTTACCATGAACTCCCTCCGAGGGCCACAACCCATGAGGACAGTACCACTTGTAGCAACATGTCACAGAGCACACTGTGCAGCATCAGGCACCTGTATCTGGCAGTTGATTGTGTTACACTGATAAGATCATGGCTTTATTTTCATTGGGAAATATTGTTTGAGGCTCATTGAAAACCTATTTTAAAAAACATCAAGACAGTGAATAAACTGTACCTCAAGGGAATAAAAACATATATCCCATTGGTCTTAGGGACTTAAAATCATCAATAACATTTTACTGATGGACATAAAGAGGGAGTACAGACTACAGAGCTCCCATAAGTCTGGTCTTCTACTGTGTAGTGTGTCAGCTAGCCTGGGTGTCAGTCTGTGTGCgccatcatgccaactccttgtcacaaATGTTCATTCcatttggcttgacaatgacagcaatgtagttggcaaaagcacaaacagatctgggaccaggctatattaTAATCTCACCTGGTCTTGCAGGTGATGAGAGAGGTCAACATATTGGGGGGAGTCAGGGTCGTCCAGTAGTTCCTTGTAGCCTGGGTCCACCAGGTCAATGCTGAACTCCACTATCTCCTCCACAGGCTGCTCCGGGACAACGTTGGGCAGCTCAGAGTCCTACAAACAGGAGAAGACAACCGGGccctattcattaggcaccaaaagaaaagaaaacagactgaaacatggaggGACAACCTGAACTTGTTCAATAAGAAATTCCTAGTTTTCATTTTCCCTTGCAAAACGTTATGTTATGGTTTGCCCTAATGAATAGGACCCAGTAGTCAGATAATGTACAGGTAACaaacaaaataaaggaaacaccaacataaagtgtcctAATAGGGCATTGggtcaccacgagccagaacagcttcaatgcaccttggcatagattctacaagtgtctggaactttattggagggatgcgacaccattatttcatgagaaattccataatttggtgttttgttgatggtggtggaaatgcTGTCTCAGgagccactccagaatctcccatacgTGTTTgtttgggttgagatctggtgactgagccATGGaatatggtttacatcatttacatgctcatcaaaccattcagtgaccactcttGCCCTGTGGATAGGAGCAATGTCATCCTATAGTGGTATAACCATGTAAcacaaaataatggcctgcccagcatttttatacatgaccctaagcatgatgggatgttaattgcttaattaactcaagaaccacacctgtgtggaagcacctgctttcaatatactttgtattcttcatttactcaagtgtttgcattattttggcagttacctgtatttgATAAGAGGTGTAGTGCTAGACCATATGGTTAAATGCTATCAGCTCAACAAGACAACAGCTGGGCTGGGCAACAACAAGCAATCTTTCTGTCAGCTTTCCTGTCAGTCTGCAAGTTGTTAGCAACTAGCCTAAAATAAATGTTGTTTACCTCCTCCTCCGCAGTTTCTTCTTCAACTGTAACCTCAGGAGCATCAGGGACGCTGGCATCGCTGGTTACAGGAGCAGGTGGTTCTGGTGCTGCAGTCTGGGCCTCCTCTGGACCTTAACGGTTAATTACAATTTAATTATATTGTATATTAGATTTAATTCACCATTGATATGTGCATCTTGATTCAATTACTTGACACATCTTGATACAGTGTGTTGATAAATCTTGATACAGTGTGTTGACATCTTGATACAGTGTCTTGATACATCTTGATACAGTGTCCTGATACATCTTGATACAGTGTCTTGACACATCTTGATACAGTGTCTTGATACATCTTGATACAGT contains:
- the LOC121552667 gene encoding interphotoreceptor matrix proteoglycan 2-like → MLWKYGFLVLTLFVFTLHATGIKERNNRGSWQRGVIGTETETINSMHLVELLRTTKQNSNVRTIFDLEKHRTKRSAVFHSGVRVCPQETINEVIASHQAYYKLRVCQEAVWEAFRIFFDRIPGTTEYTTWVHTCQHESLCLSDLATNFSNSEEHMSMVYRRMNLRDERQPTGVVAATTTAAPEVADITGPEEAQTAAPEPPAPVTSDASVPDAPEVTVEEETAEEEDSELPNVVPEQPVEEIVEFSIDLVDPGYKELLDDPDSPQYVDLSHHLQDQMLHVFDKLPGFKEISVLGISETQENDGPGGVTVHYSLVFERISTEVSEDDTGTPASAVPSLREMVAKALSEEASLPVDLQSLNFEPVKVILLTTTPVEEAVEEVIEDSSEPSIHNDLEIATDEPEIAGEKPRLDVPLGPVEKENALVTLLDSTDIPDDEEEEVEEEEDAPPERGDVPYIYEDTSDEFVDIDESESEATTEPEEEVPFITHMIETIHAIDEGTGELVRDYFPSPPAEDSAAEPSIPEEYPEPPFGNLVPTNGYPVLPPEDLDITSVPEIESIETDAPVELPPNLISEEKAVVEEEAEPTPTPQILLTTSTATEEEPSDPGLHVTTLSAITDQPIAEAIEDLEVEENLIPIEEEEVEEPEPEPEEEVVEISGPEEEVVVESEEDVVVEPEEEVVVEPEEEVVEEPEPEEEVVEVSEPEEEVVEVLEPEEEVVEISEPKEVVIVESEEEVVVEPEEEIVEEPEPEEEVVDEPEPEEEVVEEPETKEEVVEEPEPEEEVVEQPEEEVVEVSEPEEEVVEVSEPQEEVVEEPEPEEGVVEVSELEEDVGEEPEHEEAVVEEPEPEEELEGEPEPEDGVVEVLEPEEEVVEVLEPEEEVVEQPEPEEEVVEEPQPEEEIVEEPETEEEVVEEPEPEEEVVEQPEKEVVEVSEPEEEVVEVSEPEEVVVEVLEPEEEVVEISEPKEVVVVESEEEVVVEPEEEVVEEPEPEEEVVDEPEPEEEVVEEPETEEEVVEEPEPEEEVVEQPEEEVVEVSEPEEEVVEVSEPQEEVVEEPEPEEGVVEVSELEEEVVEELESEEEVGEEPEHEEVVVEEPEPEEEVEGEPEPEEEVEGEPEPEEGVVEVLEPEEEVVEVLEPEEEVVEEPEPEEEVVEEPQPEEEIVEVSEPEEEVVEVLKPEEEVVVEPEEEVVDEPEPEEEVVVEPEEEVVDEPEPEEEVVEEPEPEEEVVEEPEPEEEVVEELEDEVLVEPEEEVVVEPEEEVVDEPEPEEEVAEEPEPEEDVSEPPAEEIKIIQPVDSVEDTLFGEETDPVEEDNIVPIEDQSPEEDMEEQLPEYPRYEDIYPEEAVDTLEESDHSPEDSDVEEAALPEVSEVEIAVTSEPIPDSTPTPPAESDTVPEVHVTESASELEPMEEDAEEPEVVVIDEEEAEEEVMDGSEPEDESMQDLADELDQMDLVSTEAIDLPEASGYPLAPKEHPFETTASPPLRYLTTPSMTTASKGRELVVFFSLRVTNMRFSDDLFNKSSSEYRSLENTFVELLLPYLQSNLTGFKKLEILNFRNGSIVVNSKMKFSKSVPYNVTQAVHCVLEDFCNAAAMRLNIEIDSHSLDIEPADQADPCKFLACNDFSRCVVNHWSREAECLCDPGYMTLDGLPCQSICVLQPDYCQNGGQCEIVPGHGATCRYPDKYTSLPGLTS